From Streptomyces sp. CMB-StM0423, a single genomic window includes:
- a CDS encoding AfsR/SARP family transcriptional regulator, with protein sequence MRYRVLGRLDVCNGTRWITLNAAKQRALLAHLLINAGRFVPADALIAELWGDDVPDSAAKSLQVYVHRLRRALGGDPETLHTRPGGYELAVEPDGTDAARFATLAAAGRAELADRRPAAAVETLTEALGLWRGPAFANVPATDAVRAEAARLEENRLTAWEDLADAKLAVGRHPELAAELGALLAQHPLREPLWGRLMLALHRAGRRSDALRTYARARRMLADELGVEPGAQLQEVHAAVLAGGPEPAPRPGAAERPAYCQLPARIPDFVGRREQLVQVLRWLGRPEGAADREAPGFDAWQVDARHPAPRTVLVTGVAGAGKSTFAVHAAHLLRDAFPDGQLHADLRTAAGHPADTGDVLASLLKTLGMTGAGIPESLEERTRRYRAELADRRVLVVLDNAGCERQIRPLLPGTGDSAVLVTSRAALAGLEGALRVELGLLSDAEALELLARAAGDDRTRRDPAVAVRIAAQCGNLPLALRIAGARLATRRHLSLPRLADALADERRRLDELVAGDLEVRASVTLGYAALDPAAQRAFRLLGLLDVPTVPGWVVAALLGDAPGAAAGDGAGGDGAAGSDTAGSDTAGGDTARGGRPPADPAALAERSLDALVDNHLVEVHAPDPAAEPRYRLHDLLRLYARERAHAQEPPAERAAALGRVHTAYLDLARRADDALSSGFSGRVKVPAPGHSPPAAEAARVAAEPLAWLEAERTTLRALVRQAADAGDAGTAWRLAAALAAFFESSAHFDDWRETHRTALAAATAAGDRLGVAVLHRNLGELETVQDHYGEAVTAFKRSLKEFAALDRPRAVPRAKPGDRPRDPARDGRTDTGAHHPAESAAAAGLGVLLRLRGQYAQAAACLRRGIERARAGGNVRSEAYARCGLGTVHLECGEPGAARREFDLALALAQQDGYRHGEASAERNLGLADLAVGRVHAAAARMLRSCELAVESGDRVGEVHALQWLGHLTDVAGEPARGERMLDESLAAYRRFGERFGEALTLRAQADLLLHAHRPAEAKATARQALSIWRHLDTPYWTSRTLDVLAAAHAAAGGAGGEVAAARVRRQASALRASVGLPAALRAPVAAGRRLGGHLTPPLDLPQSFRTPRDPLRVAAESR encoded by the coding sequence ATGCGCTATCGGGTCCTCGGCAGGCTCGACGTCTGCAACGGCACGCGGTGGATCACGCTGAACGCCGCGAAGCAGCGTGCTCTGCTCGCCCATCTGCTCATCAACGCGGGCCGGTTCGTCCCCGCGGACGCGCTCATCGCGGAGCTGTGGGGTGACGACGTGCCGGATTCGGCCGCCAAGTCCCTCCAGGTCTACGTGCACCGGCTGCGCCGCGCCCTGGGCGGCGACCCGGAGACGTTACACACCCGCCCCGGCGGCTACGAGCTGGCCGTCGAGCCCGACGGCACCGACGCCGCCCGCTTCGCCACCCTGGCCGCCGCCGGGCGCGCGGAGCTGGCCGACCGGCGCCCCGCCGCGGCGGTGGAGACGCTGACGGAGGCGCTGGGGCTGTGGCGCGGCCCGGCGTTCGCCAACGTGCCCGCCACCGATGCCGTACGGGCCGAGGCCGCGCGTCTGGAGGAGAACCGGCTGACGGCCTGGGAGGACCTGGCCGACGCGAAGCTGGCCGTCGGCCGGCACCCGGAACTGGCCGCGGAGCTGGGCGCGCTGCTCGCGCAGCACCCGCTGCGGGAGCCGCTGTGGGGCCGGCTGATGCTGGCGCTGCACCGCGCCGGGCGGCGCTCGGACGCGCTGCGGACGTACGCGCGGGCCCGCCGGATGCTGGCGGACGAGCTGGGCGTGGAGCCGGGGGCGCAGTTGCAGGAGGTGCACGCGGCGGTGCTGGCGGGCGGTCCCGAGCCGGCACCGCGGCCCGGGGCCGCGGAGCGGCCCGCGTACTGTCAACTGCCGGCGCGCATCCCGGACTTCGTGGGGCGGCGGGAGCAGTTGGTGCAGGTGCTGCGGTGGCTGGGGCGGCCGGAGGGGGCGGCGGACCGCGAGGCCCCCGGCTTCGACGCGTGGCAGGTCGACGCGCGTCACCCCGCGCCGCGCACGGTCCTCGTCACCGGCGTCGCGGGCGCCGGCAAGTCCACGTTCGCGGTGCACGCGGCCCATCTGCTCCGCGACGCCTTCCCCGACGGCCAGTTGCACGCCGACTTGCGGACCGCGGCGGGCCACCCGGCCGACACCGGCGACGTGCTGGCCTCCCTGCTCAAGACCCTCGGCATGACCGGCGCCGGCATCCCCGAGAGCCTGGAGGAGCGGACCCGGCGCTACCGCGCGGAACTCGCCGACCGCCGCGTACTCGTCGTGCTCGACAACGCGGGCTGCGAGCGGCAGATCCGCCCCCTGCTGCCCGGCACCGGCGACAGCGCCGTGCTCGTCACCAGCCGCGCCGCCCTCGCCGGCCTCGAAGGCGCCCTGCGCGTGGAGCTGGGCCTGCTCAGCGACGCGGAGGCGCTGGAACTCCTGGCGCGGGCGGCCGGCGACGACCGTACCCGCAGGGATCCCGCCGTCGCCGTGCGGATCGCGGCGCAGTGCGGCAACCTGCCGCTCGCGCTGCGCATCGCGGGCGCCCGGCTGGCGACCAGGCGGCACCTGTCGCTGCCGCGGCTGGCGGACGCGCTGGCCGATGAGCGGCGGCGGCTGGACGAGCTGGTCGCGGGCGACCTGGAGGTACGGGCCAGCGTCACGCTGGGCTACGCGGCGCTCGACCCGGCGGCGCAGCGCGCGTTCCGGCTCCTGGGCCTGCTGGACGTGCCGACGGTGCCCGGCTGGGTGGTGGCGGCGCTCCTCGGCGACGCACCGGGCGCTGCGGCCGGAGACGGAGCGGGCGGAGACGGAGCAGCCGGAAGCGACACGGCCGGAAGCGACACGGCCGGAGGCGACACGGCACGCGGCGGCCGGCCTCCGGCCGATCCCGCGGCCCTCGCCGAGCGGTCCCTCGACGCCCTGGTCGACAACCACCTCGTCGAGGTCCACGCCCCCGACCCCGCCGCGGAACCCCGCTACCGCCTCCACGACCTCCTGCGCCTCTACGCCCGCGAGCGCGCCCACGCCCAGGAGCCGCCCGCCGAACGCGCCGCCGCCCTCGGCCGCGTCCACACCGCCTACCTCGACCTCGCCCGCCGCGCCGACGACGCCCTGTCCTCCGGCTTCTCCGGCCGGGTCAAGGTGCCGGCGCCCGGCCACAGCCCGCCGGCGGCAGAGGCGGCCCGGGTCGCGGCGGAGCCGCTGGCCTGGCTGGAGGCCGAACGGACCACGCTGCGCGCCCTCGTCCGCCAGGCGGCCGACGCCGGCGATGCGGGCACCGCGTGGCGGCTGGCGGCGGCGCTGGCGGCGTTCTTCGAGTCGTCCGCGCACTTCGACGACTGGCGCGAGACGCACCGTACGGCGCTGGCCGCGGCGACCGCGGCCGGCGACCGGCTCGGCGTCGCCGTCCTGCACCGCAACCTGGGCGAGCTGGAGACCGTACAGGACCACTATGGCGAGGCGGTGACGGCCTTCAAGCGGTCGCTGAAGGAGTTCGCGGCGCTGGACCGCCCGCGCGCGGTCCCCCGTGCGAAGCCCGGCGACCGCCCCCGCGACCCGGCACGCGACGGCCGTACGGACACCGGCGCCCACCACCCCGCCGAATCCGCCGCCGCGGCGGGCCTCGGCGTGCTGCTGCGGCTGCGCGGGCAGTACGCGCAGGCCGCCGCCTGTCTGCGCCGCGGCATCGAGCGGGCCAGGGCGGGCGGCAACGTGCGGTCCGAGGCGTACGCGCGCTGCGGCCTCGGCACCGTCCATCTGGAGTGCGGCGAACCGGGCGCCGCCCGGCGCGAGTTCGACCTGGCGCTGGCCCTCGCGCAGCAGGACGGCTACCGGCACGGCGAGGCGTCAGCCGAGCGCAACCTCGGCCTCGCCGACCTCGCCGTCGGCCGCGTGCACGCCGCGGCGGCGCGGATGCTGCGGAGCTGTGAGCTGGCGGTGGAGAGCGGCGACCGGGTGGGCGAGGTGCACGCGCTGCAGTGGCTGGGGCATCTGACGGACGTGGCCGGGGAGCCGGCACGCGGGGAGCGGATGCTCGACGAGAGCCTGGCGGCGTACCGGCGGTTCGGCGAGCGGTTCGGCGAGGCGCTGACGCTGCGGGCGCAGGCCGACCTGCTGCTGCACGCGCACCGGCCGGCGGAGGCCAAGGCGACGGCGCGGCAGGCGCTGTCGATCTGGCGGCATCTCGACACCCCGTACTGGACGTCGCGCACGCTCGACGTGCTCGCCGCCGCGCACGCCGCGGCGGGCGGCGCGGGGGGTGAGGTGGCGGCCGCCAGGGTACGTCGTCAGGCCTCGGCTCTACGCGCGTCAGTCGGCCTGCCCGCGGCCCTCCGGGCCCCCGT